The Corallococcus caeni genome includes a region encoding these proteins:
- a CDS encoding YceI family protein codes for MKMSLKSAITLLAVAAPSFAFASTWEIDSSHSSAQFGVKHMMVSTVRGTFSNVKGTVNLDDKDITKSTIETTIDAKTINTNEPKRDEHLRSADFFDVEKFPTITFKSTKIAKAGKDKLNVTGDLTMHGVTKPVVLAVEGPTAETKDAWGNVRRGATATTKIKRSDFGLTWNKALEAGGVAVGDEVTITLDLETTKKAEAAPAAKDTK; via the coding sequence ATGAAGATGTCGCTCAAGTCCGCCATCACGCTGCTCGCCGTCGCCGCCCCGTCCTTCGCGTTCGCCTCCACGTGGGAGATCGACTCGTCGCACTCCAGCGCGCAGTTCGGCGTGAAGCACATGATGGTGTCCACCGTGCGTGGCACCTTCAGCAACGTGAAGGGCACCGTCAACCTGGATGACAAGGACATCACCAAGTCCACCATCGAGACGACCATCGACGCGAAGACCATCAACACCAACGAGCCCAAGCGCGACGAGCACCTGAGGAGCGCGGACTTCTTCGACGTGGAGAAGTTCCCGACCATCACCTTCAAGTCCACGAAGATCGCGAAGGCCGGCAAGGACAAGCTGAACGTCACGGGCGACCTGACCATGCACGGCGTGACCAAGCCCGTGGTGCTGGCCGTGGAAGGCCCGACGGCGGAGACGAAGGACGCGTGGGGCAACGTGCGCCGCGGCGCCACGGCGACCACGAAGATCAAGCGCAGCGACTTCGGCCTGACCTGGAACAAGGCGCTGGAGGCCGGCGGCGTGGCGGTGGGTGACGAGGTGACCATCACCCTGGACCTGGAGACCACGAAGAAGGCCGAGGCGGCGCCGGCGGCCAAGGACACGAAGTAG
- a CDS encoding DODA-type extradiol aromatic ring-opening family dioxygenase, with protein sequence MASGVDRREVLQGVAAAGVAGVMGPGPSVARQVAPALFVSHGSPMTALDADEYPQALKRFGEGAGPVKALVVVSAHWETDARVHVTAMAAPPLVYDFYGFPEEMYRLRYAPPGAPALAEDVVARLSSAGVPAVADGERGLDHGVWVPLRHAFPEARVPVLQVSLPADATPAQVARMGEALRPLRAEGVLLMGSGGVVHNLRRVNFRNKRASPEPWAAEFDAWVAGKLAARDDVGLQSWMDAPNARVAHPSAEHWLPIYFVLGAALPEDRITPVFEGFHHGTLSMRSFALRA encoded by the coding sequence ATGGCTTCCGGGGTGGACAGGCGCGAGGTGTTGCAGGGCGTGGCGGCCGCCGGGGTGGCGGGGGTGATGGGGCCTGGGCCCTCGGTCGCCCGGCAGGTGGCACCGGCCCTGTTCGTCTCGCACGGCTCGCCCATGACGGCGCTGGACGCGGACGAGTACCCCCAGGCGCTCAAGCGCTTCGGTGAGGGCGCGGGCCCGGTGAAGGCGCTGGTGGTGGTGTCCGCGCACTGGGAGACGGACGCGCGCGTGCACGTCACCGCGATGGCCGCTCCGCCGCTCGTCTACGACTTCTACGGCTTCCCTGAAGAGATGTACCGGCTGCGCTACGCGCCTCCCGGTGCACCGGCCCTGGCCGAGGACGTGGTGGCGCGGCTGTCCTCGGCGGGCGTGCCCGCGGTGGCGGACGGCGAGCGCGGGCTGGACCACGGCGTCTGGGTGCCCTTGCGGCATGCCTTCCCGGAGGCGCGCGTGCCCGTGTTGCAGGTGTCGCTGCCGGCGGACGCGACGCCCGCGCAGGTGGCGCGCATGGGAGAAGCGCTGCGTCCGCTGCGCGCGGAGGGCGTGCTGCTCATGGGCAGCGGCGGGGTGGTGCACAACCTGCGTCGGGTGAATTTCAGAAACAAGCGGGCGTCCCCTGAGCCATGGGCCGCCGAGTTCGACGCGTGGGTCGCCGGAAAACTTGCCGCGCGTGATGACGTAGGGCTTCAGTCATGGATGGATGCACCGAATGCGCGGGTCGCGCATCCATCCGCCGAGCATTGGTTGCCGATTTATTTCGTCCTCGGAGCCGCCCTCCCCGAGGACCGCATCACCCCCGTGTTCGAGGGCTTCCATCACGGAACCTTGTCCATGCGCAGCTTCGCGCTGCGCGCCTGA
- a CDS encoding sigma-54-dependent Fis family transcriptional regulator — MAGLEGLDLRELLAFEPKGGVIRFAGQRALLMDPVALGLLRKELIGMLGMTAARGIFTRLGYAHGWRTAEAMKTAVPWTDEAEWRRAGGRLHTLMGQVRVERIERTDKDGPEPFAEAQWRDSYEAEQHLLHLGQADQPVCWSLTGFASGYLSYCNNKPIYCAELKCVGHGDALCHIVGRPQEEWSAECTEFLRFYETQCMEGVLGQVTEALRQTERKLRAKRQSLARVSGVTEDPAGMVARAEAMQRVLNLARRSAKVDTTILVTGESGVGKERIARLIHDESGRAPKAFIAVNCAAVTESLLESELFGHAKGAFTGATHDRPGLFEAAHGGTLFLDEVGEVPPAMQAKLLRALQEREVRRVGENTSRKVDVRVVAATNRELSEEVRLGRFRQDLFYRLRVIELRIPPLRERKEDILPLARLLLAEAGERLGRRVNGLSPDAAEQLLRYAWPGNVRELGNAIERAVVLCEGPRVERDDLPEEVRAAPPPLVPSGNPRRLEDMEKEYILAVLAQNGGNRSRTAEQLDIGVATLYRKLKQYGHPEAAH; from the coding sequence GTGGCGGGTCTGGAAGGGTTGGACTTGAGGGAGCTGCTCGCGTTCGAGCCGAAGGGCGGGGTCATCCGCTTCGCCGGGCAGCGGGCGCTGTTGATGGATCCGGTGGCGCTGGGGCTCCTGCGCAAGGAGCTCATCGGGATGCTGGGGATGACGGCCGCGCGAGGCATCTTCACGCGGCTGGGCTACGCGCACGGCTGGCGCACGGCGGAGGCGATGAAGACCGCGGTGCCGTGGACGGACGAGGCGGAGTGGCGCCGCGCGGGCGGGCGGCTGCACACGCTGATGGGCCAGGTGCGCGTGGAGCGCATCGAGCGCACGGACAAGGACGGCCCGGAGCCCTTCGCGGAGGCGCAGTGGCGCGACTCCTATGAGGCCGAGCAGCACCTGCTCCACCTGGGACAGGCGGACCAGCCGGTGTGCTGGAGCCTCACCGGCTTCGCGTCCGGCTACCTGAGCTACTGCAACAACAAGCCCATCTACTGCGCGGAGCTCAAGTGCGTGGGCCACGGCGACGCCCTCTGTCACATCGTGGGCCGCCCCCAGGAGGAGTGGAGCGCCGAGTGCACGGAGTTCCTGCGCTTCTATGAGACGCAGTGCATGGAGGGCGTGCTCGGGCAGGTGACGGAGGCCCTGCGGCAGACGGAGCGCAAGCTGCGCGCGAAGCGGCAGTCGCTGGCGCGCGTGTCCGGCGTGACGGAGGACCCGGCGGGCATGGTGGCCCGCGCGGAGGCCATGCAGCGCGTGCTCAACCTGGCGCGGCGCTCGGCGAAGGTGGACACCACCATCCTCGTCACCGGGGAGAGCGGCGTGGGCAAGGAGCGAATCGCCCGGCTCATCCACGACGAGTCCGGCCGCGCGCCCAAGGCCTTCATCGCCGTGAACTGCGCCGCGGTGACGGAGAGCCTCTTGGAGAGCGAGCTGTTCGGCCACGCGAAGGGCGCCTTCACCGGCGCCACGCACGACCGGCCCGGCCTCTTCGAAGCGGCGCACGGCGGCACCCTCTTTTTGGATGAAGTGGGCGAGGTGCCCCCCGCCATGCAGGCCAAGCTGCTGCGCGCCCTCCAGGAGCGCGAGGTGCGCCGCGTGGGAGAGAACACCAGCCGCAAGGTGGACGTGCGCGTGGTGGCCGCCACCAACCGCGAGCTGTCCGAGGAGGTCCGCCTGGGCCGCTTCCGCCAGGACCTCTTCTACCGGCTGCGCGTCATCGAGCTGCGCATCCCGCCCCTGCGCGAGCGCAAGGAGGACATCCTCCCCCTGGCGAGGCTGCTCCTGGCGGAGGCCGGCGAGCGATTGGGGAGGCGCGTGAATGGCCTGTCCCCGGACGCGGCGGAGCAGCTCCTGCGCTATGCGTGGCCGGGCAACGTGCGCGAGCTGGGCAACGCCATCGAGCGCGCGGTGGTGCTGTGCGAGGGCCCGCGCGTGGAGCGCGACGACCTGCCGGAGGAGGTGCGCGCCGCGCCGCCCCCGCTGGTGCCCTCGGGCAACCCGCGCCGGCTGGAGGACATGGAGAAGGAGTACATCCTCGCGGTGCTGGCGCAGAACGGCGGCAACCGCTCGCGCACCGCGGAGCAGCTGGACATCGGGGTGGCCACGCTCTACCGGAAGCTCAAGCAGTACGGCCACCCGGAGGCCGCGCACTAG
- a CDS encoding DUF1751 domain-containing protein, which translates to MRPMRGFNRGGGGFGGGFPGLDSMAAKLAVALVAFSALFLATQRGQGVLLLLNPGDVLHLRVWQLFTYAFVATDALGIIFGGIIIWSIGGFLESTWGSRRLLMASVGITVLAGLITVLLSLVMPMANLYAGGTVMTTVLWVAYGLVIGRGQTNFWGIPLTGNWFAAIGAGFTVLRLLTAPAWQVMAPELISLVLIFAYVRGASPKRLMLQLQHWRLQRQLRDRSKHLRVVDRERPPDRDQYLN; encoded by the coding sequence ATGCGACCCATGCGGGGCTTCAACCGGGGAGGCGGCGGTTTCGGCGGCGGCTTCCCGGGCCTGGATTCGATGGCCGCCAAGCTGGCGGTGGCGCTGGTGGCGTTCTCCGCCCTGTTCCTGGCGACCCAGCGCGGGCAGGGCGTGCTGCTGCTGCTCAACCCGGGGGACGTGCTGCACCTGCGCGTGTGGCAGCTGTTCACCTACGCGTTCGTCGCCACGGACGCGCTGGGCATCATCTTTGGCGGCATCATCATCTGGTCCATCGGCGGCTTCCTGGAGTCCACCTGGGGGTCCAGGCGCCTGCTGATGGCGTCGGTGGGCATCACGGTGCTCGCGGGCCTCATCACGGTGCTGCTGTCGCTGGTGATGCCCATGGCCAACCTCTACGCCGGCGGCACGGTGATGACGACGGTGCTGTGGGTGGCCTACGGCCTGGTGATTGGCCGGGGGCAGACGAACTTCTGGGGCATCCCGCTCACGGGCAACTGGTTCGCGGCCATTGGCGCGGGCTTCACCGTGCTGCGGCTGCTCACCGCGCCGGCCTGGCAGGTGATGGCCCCGGAGCTCATCAGCCTGGTGCTCATCTTCGCGTACGTGCGCGGCGCGAGCCCCAAGCGGCTGATGCTCCAACTGCAGCACTGGCGCCTGCAGCGGCAGCTGCGCGACCGCTCCAAGCACCTGCGCGTGGTGGACCGCGAGCGTCCGCCGGACCGCGACCAGTACCTCAACTGA
- a CDS encoding acetyl-CoA C-acetyltransferase, translated as MKSVSKNEEIYFLSGKRTPFGTYGGSLKDLSATDLAVESAKAALAQAGVSPEQIEHVVYGNVVQTSSDAIYLPRHVGLRTGVPVPVPALGVNRLCGSGFQAFVTAAEMMLTGGAESVLAGGTESMSQAPHVIRGARWGIPLGKGGLEDMLWTALTDSYTGQAMALTAEQLAVDYGLTQDDVDQYAVLTQKRFAAAQEAGRLADEIAPVTLKGKKGDTVVSKDEHNRPETTVEGLRKLPKVFKKDGVVHAGAASGICDGAGSMVMATRSFVEKHGLKPVARLVNWGVSGCDPKVMGIGPAPAIRNLLKRADAKLTDVDLFEVNEAFAPQYLAVEKELGLPRDATNVNGGAIAVGHPLGASGARITMTLAYELKRRGARYGIGSACIGGGQGIAVLIEAL; from the coding sequence ATGAAGAGCGTGTCCAAGAACGAGGAAATCTACTTCCTGTCCGGCAAGCGCACCCCGTTCGGTACCTACGGCGGCAGCCTCAAGGACCTGAGCGCCACCGACCTGGCCGTGGAGTCCGCGAAGGCGGCCCTGGCGCAGGCGGGCGTCTCCCCGGAGCAGATTGAGCACGTGGTGTACGGCAACGTCGTCCAGACGAGCTCGGACGCCATCTACCTGCCGCGCCACGTGGGCCTGCGCACGGGCGTGCCGGTGCCGGTGCCCGCGCTGGGCGTCAACCGGCTGTGCGGCTCCGGCTTCCAGGCCTTCGTCACGGCCGCGGAGATGATGCTGACGGGCGGCGCGGAGTCCGTCCTCGCGGGCGGCACGGAGTCCATGAGCCAGGCGCCCCACGTCATCCGCGGCGCGCGCTGGGGCATCCCCCTGGGCAAGGGCGGCCTGGAGGACATGCTCTGGACGGCCCTCACGGACAGCTACACCGGCCAGGCCATGGCGCTCACCGCCGAGCAGCTGGCGGTGGACTACGGCCTCACCCAGGACGACGTGGACCAGTACGCCGTCCTCACCCAGAAGCGCTTCGCCGCGGCCCAGGAGGCCGGCCGGCTGGCGGATGAAATCGCGCCGGTGACGCTCAAGGGCAAGAAGGGCGACACGGTGGTTTCGAAGGACGAGCACAACCGTCCGGAGACCACGGTGGAGGGCCTGCGCAAGCTGCCCAAGGTGTTCAAGAAGGACGGCGTGGTGCACGCGGGCGCGGCCAGCGGCATCTGCGACGGCGCGGGCTCCATGGTGATGGCCACCCGGAGCTTCGTGGAGAAGCACGGCCTGAAGCCCGTGGCGCGGCTGGTCAACTGGGGCGTGTCCGGCTGCGACCCGAAGGTCATGGGCATTGGCCCGGCGCCGGCCATCCGCAACCTGCTCAAGCGCGCGGACGCGAAGCTGACGGACGTGGACCTCTTCGAGGTCAACGAGGCCTTCGCGCCCCAGTACCTGGCGGTGGAGAAGGAGCTGGGCCTGCCACGCGACGCCACCAACGTCAACGGCGGCGCCATCGCCGTGGGCCACCCGCTGGGGGCCTCCGGGGCGCGCATCACCATGACGCTGGCGTACGAGCTCAAGCGCCGGGGCGCCCGCTATGGTATCGGGTCCGCCTGCATCGGTGGCGGCCAGGGCATCGCCGTCCTGATTGAGGCGCTCTAG
- a CDS encoding 2-hydroxychromene-2-carboxylate isomerase encodes MVSSPLRFCLDYLSPYAYLAWLRMPAIAARHGRALEPVPVLLAGLLNAVGSIGPAEIPAKRVYVFKQCFRIAHEQGAPFTLPPSHPFNPLLSLRVTASVDDVAERTRLTTALYSAAWGQGRGIETPEQVGAVLTEGGFDARALLERAQLPEVKDRVRKNTEEALAAGAFGVPSVLVDDEMFWGVDSLGHLERYLEGRDPLTPGDLARWKDLPATANRRPEGKPRP; translated from the coding sequence ATGGTCTCCTCCCCCCTGCGCTTCTGCCTGGACTACCTGTCCCCGTACGCCTACCTCGCCTGGCTCCGCATGCCCGCCATCGCGGCGCGGCACGGCCGGGCGCTGGAGCCCGTGCCGGTGCTGCTCGCGGGGCTGCTCAACGCCGTGGGCTCCATTGGCCCGGCGGAGATTCCCGCCAAGCGCGTCTACGTCTTCAAGCAGTGCTTCCGCATCGCGCACGAACAGGGCGCGCCCTTCACCCTGCCGCCCTCGCACCCGTTCAACCCGCTCTTGTCCCTGCGGGTGACGGCCTCGGTGGACGACGTGGCGGAGAGGACGCGGCTCACCACCGCGCTCTACTCGGCCGCGTGGGGCCAGGGCCGGGGCATCGAGACGCCGGAGCAGGTGGGCGCGGTGCTGACGGAAGGAGGCTTCGACGCGCGGGCGCTGCTCGAGCGCGCGCAGTTGCCAGAGGTGAAGGACCGCGTGCGCAAGAACACGGAGGAGGCGCTCGCCGCGGGCGCGTTCGGCGTGCCGTCCGTGCTGGTGGACGACGAGATGTTCTGGGGCGTGGACTCGCTGGGCCACCTGGAGCGCTACCTGGAGGGCCGCGACCCGCTCACCCCCGGGGACCTGGCGCGCTGGAAGGACCTGCCCGCCACCGCCAACCGGCGCCCGGAAGGAAAGCCCCGCCCGTGA
- a CDS encoding protein kinase domain-containing protein — MRTPITLPGSGVGERRSLVPGVIVTGRYRVESLLGEGGMGRIWLADDLQERRRVALKEMHVPAELSAAKVEELVLLFRHEFFAMKKLQHPSTLKVFDWGMTEAGNRFITMEVVGGNDLSSLVREAPLDTRTLYRVLIQMAQVLAFIHSRLYVHCDIKASNVRITESGAVKLMDFGVMHQLGTPSPGKLKGTLEYLAPEWQRGASIDGRADLYSLGVMAWYLATRKLPFKRASPAVLLADHLTRPAPRPSTICQVDPQLEEIILLLMAKDPRERFQDAGELLEALCQASGEPVPEESLSARASYLHVPEVVGREAELEGLMNGLAEADWGQSRAVLVGGPAGVGKTRLLQEFELQAKLAELPFGRGQCRAEGLSPLAPVAQALRCLVPHTPAELMDRVKAPLARLLSSDVFDGDLHEQLPRDGSDEKTAFFAALSEWTRTLGGRQSFVLCFEDLQWADSASLEALNVLIRALHGTRGMVVGTFRSQELSRLSLAFQTVDEKLTSRVDLEPLSAEHVAKLVELVLPGLDVPEGFVQRLHATTGGNAFFATECLRMLVEAGALKRVGGRWEAEEGLGTRRLPDSIQEAVLVRLANAPPEQVSLLRKLAPAGRMLDLPLVRALSGLPEAELFSALDGIVERQFLQDVEGRYVFTHDTVHQAVYDSSPEAERQAHHGRVARALQALPSGHAGVVRAVGWHFARSDAPAEAIQPLLEAGHAAIEAEALLEATLLLKEAAALLEAAPDYPGRSEQLLRTWVSLVEVGYSSDPPTSVAYADRLFAHWEATVDVASGRREALRRLESARAATPAEREELLIPLFREVAADARMTPVDVFWKRSELEILQGMALAILGRTDALEALIARVAAEHPEDSPYRAGLSVARSTLSAYTGQWSGGVAEQRKQVQRLREFRDAVGRPPRRLAWALGMGGYLLNVNLALRGEPLDEELLKDGLHLAQAQGFTDVRAYHLFAQVARAAFTGDGAAFASALAQKTELIRRLGSPRLMERNLALFTPPYYLERGEHELVAAVVSRGEALSHVLPEDRWLRAHVLVYQACRDVLFEDAGAARESLPRALEAAQKGGLRMETLVRVYQSRFERDQGRLPAALAAAQGALERALDPRFANPWDEILARRALAPLVSQEEGDAHLRRARLLAESTGNVLQMGLVYLQHAERYGTPQEVMRELEIAERAFATARATHLQLLAQSLRGPLSRQHEDVKQSA; from the coding sequence ATGCGTACGCCCATCACGTTGCCGGGCTCGGGGGTGGGGGAGCGGCGCTCGCTGGTTCCAGGCGTCATCGTCACCGGGCGCTACCGCGTGGAGTCGCTGCTGGGCGAGGGCGGCATGGGCCGCATCTGGCTGGCGGACGACCTGCAGGAGCGCCGCCGCGTGGCGCTCAAGGAGATGCACGTCCCCGCGGAGCTGTCCGCCGCGAAGGTGGAGGAGCTGGTGCTGCTGTTCCGGCACGAGTTCTTCGCGATGAAGAAGCTGCAGCACCCGTCCACGCTCAAGGTCTTCGACTGGGGCATGACGGAGGCCGGCAACCGCTTCATCACCATGGAGGTCGTGGGCGGCAACGACCTGAGCTCGCTGGTGCGGGAGGCGCCGCTGGACACGCGCACGCTGTATCGCGTGTTGATCCAGATGGCGCAGGTGCTGGCGTTCATCCACTCGCGCCTGTACGTGCACTGCGACATCAAGGCCAGCAACGTGCGCATCACCGAGTCCGGCGCGGTGAAGCTGATGGACTTCGGCGTGATGCACCAGCTGGGCACGCCCAGCCCCGGCAAGCTCAAGGGCACGCTGGAGTACCTGGCGCCGGAGTGGCAGCGGGGCGCGAGCATCGACGGCCGCGCGGACCTGTACTCGCTGGGCGTGATGGCCTGGTACCTGGCCACGCGCAAGTTGCCCTTCAAGCGCGCGAGCCCCGCGGTGCTGCTCGCGGACCACCTGACGCGCCCGGCGCCGCGCCCGTCCACCATCTGCCAGGTGGATCCGCAGCTGGAGGAGATCATCCTCCTCCTGATGGCGAAGGACCCCCGCGAGCGCTTCCAGGACGCGGGCGAATTGCTGGAGGCGCTCTGCCAGGCCAGCGGCGAGCCCGTGCCGGAGGAGTCGCTGTCCGCGCGCGCCAGCTACCTGCACGTGCCGGAGGTGGTGGGGCGCGAGGCGGAGCTGGAAGGGCTGATGAACGGCCTGGCGGAAGCCGACTGGGGCCAGTCGCGCGCGGTGCTCGTGGGTGGGCCCGCGGGCGTGGGCAAGACGCGGCTGCTCCAGGAGTTCGAGCTCCAGGCGAAGCTGGCGGAGCTGCCCTTCGGCCGGGGCCAGTGCCGTGCGGAGGGGCTGTCCCCGCTGGCGCCGGTGGCGCAGGCCCTGCGCTGCCTGGTGCCGCACACGCCCGCGGAGCTGATGGACCGGGTGAAGGCCCCGCTCGCGCGACTGCTGTCGTCGGACGTGTTCGACGGCGACCTGCACGAACAGCTGCCGCGCGACGGCTCCGATGAGAAGACCGCCTTCTTCGCGGCGCTGTCGGAGTGGACGCGCACGCTGGGGGGACGGCAGTCCTTCGTGCTGTGCTTCGAGGACCTGCAGTGGGCGGACAGCGCGTCGCTGGAGGCGCTCAACGTCCTCATCCGCGCGCTGCACGGCACGCGCGGCATGGTGGTGGGCACGTTCCGCTCCCAGGAGCTGTCGCGCCTGAGCCTCGCGTTCCAGACGGTGGATGAGAAGCTCACGTCCCGCGTGGACCTGGAGCCGCTGTCCGCCGAGCACGTGGCCAAGCTGGTGGAGCTGGTGCTGCCGGGCCTGGACGTGCCGGAGGGCTTCGTGCAGCGGCTGCACGCGACCACCGGCGGCAACGCCTTCTTCGCCACGGAATGCCTGCGCATGCTGGTGGAGGCGGGCGCGCTCAAGCGCGTGGGCGGGCGGTGGGAGGCGGAGGAGGGGCTGGGCACGCGCAGGCTCCCGGACAGCATCCAGGAGGCGGTGCTGGTGCGTCTGGCCAACGCGCCGCCGGAGCAGGTGTCGCTCCTGCGCAAGCTGGCGCCCGCGGGCCGCATGCTGGACCTGCCGCTGGTGCGCGCGCTGTCGGGCCTGCCGGAGGCGGAGCTGTTCTCCGCGCTGGACGGCATCGTGGAGCGGCAGTTCCTCCAGGACGTGGAGGGGCGCTACGTCTTCACGCACGACACCGTGCACCAGGCCGTCTACGACAGCTCGCCGGAGGCGGAGCGCCAGGCGCACCACGGCCGGGTGGCGCGGGCGCTCCAGGCGCTCCCGTCGGGGCACGCGGGCGTGGTGCGCGCGGTGGGCTGGCACTTCGCGCGCTCGGACGCGCCCGCGGAGGCCATCCAGCCGCTCCTGGAGGCGGGGCACGCGGCCATCGAGGCGGAGGCGCTGCTGGAGGCCACGCTGCTCCTGAAGGAAGCGGCGGCGCTGCTGGAGGCCGCGCCGGACTACCCGGGGCGCTCGGAGCAGCTCTTGCGCACGTGGGTGTCGCTGGTGGAGGTGGGCTACTCCAGCGACCCGCCGACGTCGGTGGCGTACGCGGACCGGCTCTTCGCGCACTGGGAGGCCACGGTGGACGTGGCGTCCGGACGGCGCGAGGCGCTCCGCCGGCTGGAGTCCGCGCGCGCGGCCACGCCCGCGGAGCGCGAGGAGCTCTTGATTCCGCTCTTCCGCGAGGTGGCGGCGGACGCGCGGATGACGCCGGTGGACGTCTTCTGGAAGCGCTCGGAGCTGGAAATCCTCCAGGGCATGGCGCTGGCCATCCTGGGGCGCACGGACGCGCTGGAGGCGCTCATCGCGCGCGTGGCCGCGGAGCACCCGGAGGACTCGCCGTACCGGGCGGGGCTGTCCGTGGCCCGCTCCACGTTGAGCGCGTACACCGGCCAGTGGTCGGGTGGGGTGGCCGAGCAGCGCAAGCAGGTGCAGCGGCTGCGCGAGTTCCGCGACGCGGTGGGGCGCCCGCCCCGGCGGCTGGCGTGGGCGCTGGGCATGGGCGGCTACCTGCTCAACGTGAACCTGGCCCTGCGCGGCGAGCCGCTGGACGAGGAGCTGCTGAAGGACGGGCTGCACCTGGCGCAAGCGCAGGGCTTCACCGACGTGCGCGCCTACCACCTCTTCGCGCAGGTGGCGCGCGCGGCCTTCACCGGCGACGGCGCCGCGTTCGCGTCCGCGCTCGCGCAGAAGACGGAGCTCATCCGCCGGCTGGGCAGCCCCCGGCTGATGGAGCGCAACCTGGCCCTCTTCACGCCGCCGTACTACCTGGAGCGCGGCGAGCACGAGCTCGTCGCCGCGGTGGTGTCGCGCGGCGAGGCGCTCTCCCACGTGCTGCCCGAGGACCGCTGGCTGCGCGCGCACGTGCTCGTGTACCAGGCGTGCCGCGACGTGCTCTTCGAGGACGCGGGCGCCGCGCGCGAGTCCCTGCCCCGCGCGCTGGAGGCCGCGCAGAAGGGCGGCCTGCGCATGGAGACGCTGGTGCGCGTGTACCAGTCGCGCTTCGAGCGCGACCAGGGCCGGCTGCCCGCCGCGCTCGCCGCCGCGCAAGGCGCGCTCGAGCGCGCCCTGGACCCCCGGTTCGCCAACCCCTGGGACGAAATCCTGGCCCGCCGCGCCCTGGCGCCGCTGGTGTCCCAGGAGGAGGGAGACGCGCACCTGCGCCGCGCGCGCCTGCTGGCGGAGTCCACCGGCAACGTGCTCCAGATGGGGCTCGTCTACCTGCAGCACGCGGAGCGCTACGGCACGCCGCAAGAGGTGATGCGGGAGCTGGAGATCGCCGAGCGGGCCTTCGCCACCGCCCGGGCCACGCACCTCCAGCTCTTGGCCCAGTCGCTGCGCGGCCCGCTGTCGCGCCAGCACGAGGACGTGAAGCAGAGCGCCTGA
- a CDS encoding S1 family peptidase: MRAWKWGGATVALASVTAWMACGQSGTGAAEGIEKAEAATVTLGDGHCAGVVVGQGRHVLTAAHCVAPDAGRERTNFEDGRQLWGRYVFVDRGRDMAVLELEARAPVAPLEVAEGLPIPGAMLVFTGRHDRPGEPQRVMVERWGRCPSLPDVPTALFTTMHGVPGDSGAPLVDEQQRVVGLVHGGARCSIAAPTGDVAPELQRLSREDAQPLARRATSAPR; the protein is encoded by the coding sequence ATGCGCGCATGGAAGTGGGGCGGCGCCACGGTGGCGCTCGCGTCCGTGACGGCCTGGATGGCCTGCGGCCAGTCCGGGACCGGAGCCGCCGAGGGCATCGAGAAGGCTGAAGCAGCAACGGTGACGCTGGGCGACGGCCACTGCGCGGGCGTGGTGGTGGGCCAGGGCCGCCATGTCCTCACCGCGGCCCACTGCGTCGCACCGGACGCGGGCCGCGAGCGGACGAACTTCGAGGACGGCCGCCAGCTGTGGGGCCGCTACGTGTTCGTGGATCGCGGCCGGGACATGGCGGTGCTGGAGCTGGAGGCGAGGGCGCCGGTGGCCCCGCTGGAGGTGGCCGAAGGGTTGCCCATCCCCGGCGCGATGCTCGTCTTCACCGGACGCCATGACCGGCCCGGCGAGCCACAGCGGGTGATGGTGGAGCGCTGGGGCCGCTGTCCGTCGCTGCCAGACGTGCCCACCGCCCTCTTCACCACGATGCACGGCGTCCCCGGAGACTCCGGCGCGCCGCTGGTGGACGAGCAGCAGCGCGTGGTGGGCCTGGTGCATGGCGGCGCGCGGTGCAGCATCGCCGCGCCCACCGGAGACGTGGCGCCGGAGCTCCAACGCCTGTCGCGAGAGGACGCGCAGCCCCTGGCCCGGCGGGCGACCTCGGCGCCGCGCTGA
- a CDS encoding response regulator, whose translation MKPKVLIVENSWTMRETLRLLLSGEFDCTVAADGETGLAHARTQPPDVLLSDVNMEGIDGYELCRRVRAEPALANLPVVFVSGYAPRTDLEPGQPQPDAYLVKPVKPPYLIAQLHAVLQRARGDTAKAAGEG comes from the coding sequence GTGAAGCCCAAGGTCCTCATCGTGGAGAACTCCTGGACCATGCGCGAGACGCTCCGGCTGCTCTTGTCGGGTGAGTTCGACTGCACGGTGGCGGCGGATGGGGAGACGGGGCTCGCGCACGCGCGGACGCAGCCGCCGGACGTGCTCCTGTCGGACGTGAACATGGAGGGCATCGACGGCTACGAGCTGTGCCGCCGCGTGCGCGCCGAGCCGGCCCTGGCGAACCTGCCGGTGGTGTTCGTCAGCGGCTACGCGCCGCGCACGGACCTGGAGCCCGGGCAGCCCCAGCCGGACGCGTACCTGGTCAAGCCGGTGAAGCCGCCGTACCTCATCGCCCAGCTGCATGCCGTGCTGCAGCGCGCGCGGGGCGACACCGCCAAGGCCGCGGGCGAGGGCTGA